Proteins encoded in a region of the Oryctolagus cuniculus chromosome 10, mOryCun1.1, whole genome shotgun sequence genome:
- the NAPG gene encoding gamma-soluble NSF attachment protein, whose protein sequence is MAAQKINEGLEHLAKAEKYLKTGFLKWKPDYDSAASEYGKAAVAFKNAKQFEQAKDACLKEAVAHENNRALFHAAKAYEQAGMMLKEMQKLPEAVQLIEKASMMYLENGTPDTAAMALERAGKLIENVDPEKAVQLYQQTANVFENEERLRQAVELLGKASRLLVRGRRFDEAAISIQKEKNIYKEIENYPTCYKKTIAQVLVHLHRNDYVAAERCVRESYSIPGFNGSEDCAALEQLLEGYDQQDQDQVSEVCNSPLFKYMDNDYAKLGLSLVVPGGGIKKKSPATPQAKPDGVSAAAAEEEEDEYSGGLC, encoded by the exons CCTGAAAACTGGTTTTTTAAAATGGAAGCCAGACTATGACAGTGCTGCTTCTGAATATGGAAAAGCAG ctgttgcttttaaaaatgccaaACAATTTGAGCAAGCGAAAGATGCCTGCCTGAAGGAAGCTGTTGCCCATGAAAATAACAGGGC TCTTTTTCATGCTGCCAA AGCTTATGAGCAGGCTGGCATGATGTTGAAG GAGATGCAGAAACTGCCAGAGGCTGTTCAGCTGATTGAGAAAGCCAGCATGATGTACCTGGAGAATGGCACCCCTGATACAGCGGCCATGGCATTGGAGAGAGCAGGAAA GCTTATAGAAAATGTGGACCCCGAAAAGGCTGTGCAGTTGTATCAACAGACAGCCAATGTGTTCGAG AATGAGGAGCGCTTGCGGCAGGCGGTTGAGTTACTAGGAAAAGCCTCGAGACTGCTGGTGCGAGGGCGCAG GTTTGATGAGGCAGCCATCTCTattcagaaagaaaagaacatttaTAAGGAAATTGAGAATTACCCAACTTGTTATAAG aaaacaatTGCTCAAGTCTTGGTTCATCTGCATAGAAATGACTATGTGGCTGCAGAAAGATGTGTCAGGGAGAGCTACAG CATACCAGGCTTCAACGGGAGTGAAGACTGCGCTGCCCTCGAACAGCTTCTTGAAGGCTATGACCAGCAAGACCAAGATCAAGTGTCGGAGGTGTGCAACTCACCGCTCTTCAAGTACATGGACAACGAT TACGCTAAGCTGGGCCTGAGCTTGGTCGTTCCGGGAGGAGGCATCAAGAAGAAGTCGCCCGCAACCCCCCAGGCCAAGCCTGATGGCGTGAGCGCGGCAGCCGCcgaggaggaggaagacgagTACTCAGGAGGGCTGTGCTAG